CCTGCTGTGTGGTTAATCGAAGACAGGAGGAGTTTGATTTGTTTGATGGTTGGAGTTCGAAGGTCGACCACTGATCATTTGATTCCTTGAACCATAAAGCTGCTGTTTATTATCCAGATTACCATGCAACAATCACgagatatcttttttttttatcatatgaCCAGTCGCCCACAGTTCCTTAGTGTTTAATCACTACAAAAACGCTGTGTCTAGTGTTAGCTAAAGAAAACCCACATACGTGAAACAGATGaaacatttatttgtaattcTTCAAGCTTTAAAACCAAGACCATTACTCAGTTCTTTGTGCACCACTTTCACATTTGTTCCCAATTCACAATTCAGTTGTCACAATCCTAAGTATTATTGTCATTAGACTTTAACCAAACATTATGAATCAGGTGGAGCTGAATAAACTTGTGGCATTAGTTCATACATGTGAATTTAGGTAAATACAGTGTAGGCAGGTACAGTAAGTGCCCTGCAGCCAACAGTCCAtgcaacacatacacaaactaTGAACTTATCATTGAAACTACTGTGTTTGGTTAGGATTTTATACACAATGTGAAGGAGAGTGTAATTTACAAACAGCAAAACCAAATATTAATATGATTAAAAGACATTATGAGACAGAATAGGAAAATTATTTAACTCGCACAAAAATGAAAAGTCCTTAAAAGACTGGAGCTCTACATCTATTAACCTTTGCTCtttaatatatagtatatatagctAAGCTTGGAAACAGAAGGCATGTCCAAGCATGTTTAATTTACTTTTAGTGCATGGGGTTAAAAGCAAGTCCAATgtctacattttgtaaaacagTGATGGAATATCACATGTTTATTTGTCCTCTGGTGGTTTTTAAAGTGttattttgatgtatttatttgtgcaaCAAGCCAAAAAAAAGCTTCTATCTCCGACTAATAATTATTTCATTTCTCCATTTTATTAATGCTCACTACCTCTTTTCTCTGAAGTTACCAAACAGGCACAGTTTCTAAGCTATTTTGGTCAAACTCAAAACGGAAATCACACTGTTGCAAATTTTTGTCCTCTGTTGGCCTTTCTCATGACTGTAGCAGCACAATGTGAAAAATCAATATGTCATATACATTATTTCAATAGAATAAAAGTTATGTACGGTATAGACAATTCATTAACACAACATGTCTCCTTAACAACTAAAAAGCCACCACCAATGTGGCCCTGAACTTAACATTGTaagttcaaaaaacaaaacctggCACTCCAGGATTAAAACACAACTTTACGACATTTATTATATACTTGTGAAGAACAACTAACCAAAAATTTAATGAAATCAAATACTTGGCATCCGCGATGAACACCATAGTGTGAAAATGTGCACCATAAGTGAAGTTTTGGGTCTGAATTTTAACAAGCTAGAACCACCAACTTAGGAAATATTATCCAACATTCAAACACATGTATGTGTGGTTTCCTGTTTCATGAAAACTGTTCCATTGCAGACACATGTTTGAGAAATGTCGTCGGTGTATTTTGAAGCTGATAATGATCTGTTAGTGCAGAAAAAAATAGCGTGTAGTTACATGGTGATGTAAAAAAGGAGAAGTGTGGCTCAAAAACGTCACTTAAATCATCTTCATTATTTTCTGTTGTTCACgtactaaaactaaaaactatttACACACAAAGACCTGCACAGTTCATCCTCATTGCATGCATTAGCTCAGTACTCCTCAGAGACTGTGTCTGACAAAATGTTGCTGCCTGGGCTGTGGGTGACCTGGGTGTCAGTAGGCCCCCCCCGGGCAGGTGGGGTAGGGGTGGTTGTGGAAGCCTGCTGGGAATGCTGCAGCTTCTTTCTGGTGATCTTCCTCTCTTTGGCACGTCTGTTTTGGAACCAAATTTTCACCTggaaaagcacaaacatgaaTTGTGTATGAGAAGCCTATTGCTTTAACACTACACATTACAATACAGTATTTTTCATACAATTATTAGCAAAGTATGCAGAAATCAGCAAACACTCTTTAAGCTACTGGAGATAACTAACATGTTTtataacacagataaagacataaaagcctcatagatcaataaattgaaggtATTTCTTCTGAAAACGGGAGAATTTACTTAACTGATGCTTGCAAGTTTGTTTTTGACTTCATCACaaacaatgggtttgttgacaaatggccATGTGACTTGAAATGCGGAAAAGTTTCGTATATCGCAATGTGGGATTTGGAATCTCGTAGACTCTTTTACGTTGCTATTCTggtatttaaagctgatatccggagtttctgagaaatctatgttcatgtatgatttttttaaaatgcaaaaaaaataccttttctAGCCTTTTCCTATGGTTTACTgtcagtggtcattcatatacatgaatgtatatgaagtccctccttcgtcctatagacccctatacaaatggaaatgatcgcgcactgcgcccagccaatagactttgacttcctgtttttgagtctgtcaattaaagtgaatgtggaactgtgcacggaaacaaggccacgcgtcacaacattaaacaggtaaatatgatttttgctctcacctgacccatagacctatatcaatgtgacccaatgcgaccttgttttgttccgcgatgcgcatgcagaaaagtagaggcgtggcttctggtagattggcagacgCAGTGgcaggaagtgaggctgtttagggcgggacatcgagacgtttctcagaaattccggatagcagctttaagaagtgtttttattacattctTACTTTGTTTCTTGGCCAGACAAGAAAGATTAGCTTGATGACGTGATATGAAGTCACTCAACGGGACATTCAATTTCGGCAGTACTCGGAGGATATGAGGAAATACGCGATAGCAACATCTGCCATTatttttggcacaactttcaatctgtgaaaacactaaaaatgtcTGGCATCAGTAGAGGATGAGAATGAAACACTGTTTAAACAATGTTAGGGATGGTATCCAGCAgcttaaataacatttaaagtGTAGTAGCTCTCAACACACTGTCATCCAAAAATTAGGCCATTCTCAGAAAAAAGCATGCAGGTtaaatctgttttgtttttctgtgaacTTCTTTCACTGTGCAAACTACAGATGTAACACCATAATAAGAGATCATCACCACTAATATCAGTCAATGATACAGTAATAGATgcataaaaatcaatgtaaatgttgcTTTCTAAAACCAACAAGGATTTTGgggatgttttcttgtgtttttttttaaacttttttagtCTTCTTTTGAGGCCTATTTTATGCTGACTGGTGCATTTCATTGGCTCCTGTGGTTTCACCTGTCTCTCAGAGAGGCTGAGGGACACCGAAAGCTCCGACTTCCTCCTCATGGTGATGTAGCGGTTAAACTGAAACTCTTTCTCCAGCTCCAGCCGCTGGTGGTCCGAGTACACCACTCTGTACTTGTCTTTGGTGCGAGTCTTTCCACCTGAATCACAAAAAAAAGCCATCATGTGTCAGCAGAAGAAATATCCCAAACAACGATCTATAGCTGACAGCGTGATAGTAAGGTGGGTGCGTTCTGCTTCTTTTCTGTTGGACTGACATGTATTGGTTTGTCAGTGAGTCACATGTCGTTGCCAAACATGTCTGGTGCCATGTTCAAGTTCAGGCGCCACTTAAAGCCTCATCAGTTCTATTAATCACACTAACTATAACGAATGTAAAGAGAGCCCACAGCATTGCATCACTGGGACCCCTTATCGTCACGAGGTGTTTTAAAAAGGTGTTTACACAGCCAGCTATTCATTGACACGCATgtttacacacacgcacgcacacacacacacacacttgagaAGCTGTGGTTGCTATCTATTGATTTAAAGTGACGGTATCGACTGGGGCAGACCCAGCGTCGAGCACACATGCAGAGTGAGGAACGTCAGGTTGGGTTGGACTTGTGCAGACTTCCTGTCCTCCCACTGTTATCTTTCCAGTTTGTCACCATTTCGCACCCACCCAGTGGACAGAAGGTGGGGATAACGCTGCAAAGTCTCCACTTTAAGCTTAACACTGACATTTCCCATCAAGCTGGTGGGAGGGAGAGGGTCATGATTGCACATGTGAGCACATTTTGAAACACTTCCTCTCAGACAAAATGTCCTGCTCTATGTTTTGTTGACCGACGATTGAGGTTTAGTTAGTCATGGCGCTTCTTTCTAAATGACCTCAGCTTCTCTGAACATTTTGATTTGTGGTAAGTCTTATCAGAACAAAGCTTTTTTTCCTCCGTTGGTTGTTGATATGCAAGATATCGGAGGAGTTACGATAAAGCAACAACTCCAGATAACAGCTTTGTGCACATTAGTCCAGACAGATGGGAATTATGTTTAATCTTCATTCTAATTTTCACTTACCATTATAATTCTGCTTATAGTATGTGTAACATAGTGTCAAACTAtgttattttagttcaggggccaaatacgcaccagtttgatctcaagtgggccacagattacagATGGGAAAACAAGACATTTCAACAATAATCTGCCCTAGTATGCATTTCCACATTtaaatgatatgtaaagtaAATAAGGCATCGacaaaagatgttttttttaacaatttgcttttaaaaatgactgccatcatgtgatataagcacggGAACACTCTGAGCACTGgcaaatattgtaaagtttcattgaatttgtgtatttggagggactgcaATATATACAACTGAGTTACAGTAGTTAGTCATTTACACATGTTTcgtttcatgttttctcattttttaagcCCCCGCATCCTTGAGTTTATCACGTGtgtattacagttttatatgGGATGGACTAGGAAAAggaaaccaaaaccaaaaaaaatactacatttaccAAAACTACAAagataaataattgtaaatataaatacattctatatatatatatatatatatatatatatatatatatatatatatatatatatatatatatatatatatatatatatatatataatatttaacacaaatatatatattgtgtttttgttgtttattttgcattaaCAATATTgaagcttttgttttatttaaggggcaggaaaaacaaataacctaattgaattattttttatttttttcaactaaaagtttatattaaaataaataaaacttatgaataaataacaaatcTCAGAAAACATTTACCAAATAGCCTCTATATATCTTGGATTTTcagaatatttatttgtttgtattttgagGCTTTTTCTTTTAGCCATCTCTGAATTAttaatagtgtaaatataagacaaatattataattataattgattaattaatgtttGATTATGtaacattaaaacatgaactacgATGTAACCAGCTCATGGTCCATTGTGTGGCCC
The genomic region above belongs to Gouania willdenowi chromosome 10, fGouWil2.1, whole genome shotgun sequence and contains:
- the LOC114471038 gene encoding homeobox protein CDX-1-like translates to MYSNAPPAQTLSLSSQYIPPSYDFPGYHHHVPGLSDSTSGSWNPVYAAREEFPYSFPGSSPGAGQFSFSAPDLSGTPGGSFSQYNIVPGPESFIPRRRSHETTRQTISGGKTRTKDKYRVVYSDHQRLELEKEFQFNRYITMRRKSELSVSLSLSERQVKIWFQNRRAKERKITRKKLQHSQQASTTTPTPPARGGPTDTQVTHSPGSNILSDTVSEEY